One Acaryochloris thomasi RCC1774 genomic window, TCGTCAAACGACAGGCTGTCGAACTGCTGCGGGTTTGACCGTTGCGAAGAGGGGACTATCCATTCAGCTTTTTGGAAGGGTCGGTTGGCAGCTTCGTTATTCTGAGACTCCAATGATGCCCCCTGATCGCCCGTTTCAATGGCGTCAATATCCTCCTGCATTATTCTGCAAGCGGTACGCTGGTCTCTTCGTTATCAACTCAGCTCTAGGGCAGTAGCTGAGATGCTTGGAGAGTTGCTATCTCGCATCAGCCAAATTCTTCATGCCTTTCGCAATCTCATCCCATTGGGTGAGAAAGAGATCATCCAACTGGAGATGCACATCATTAAAAAGCCCAGGCACTATGTAGATATAGATGTCACCCAATTATCACTGGCTTAAGTCAATGATATCTGCATTTTTGGGTAACACATATCATCACTAAAACCCTGGCCGTTGAGCTGGGGTTCTTTATTTAGCAACTTGTTCCTGTCTACACATCAGCCCATCGTTGCCTCTTATTGTGCGGGTTTTGTTGCGAAGATCGAAACAAGCACGAGCTCCAATGAGCGAGTCCTAATGCCTGAACGCCATCTGTAGCGTTTTCGAGCATCCGTGCAACGGAACCCTGTTGACGTCACGCTGCTTGGATAGCACTGATGGGGTTACGCTTGACGTATGCCAATCACCCCCCAAGCCTTTGCTCAATGCATTAAAGTGAAGCCACGGCGAAGCGCTCAACAGACGGTTCGCTATCGGCTAGGCACCACCGATGGAACGACTATCTCGCTCAGGGAGTGAACCCTTGGATCCTCGAACTGAACTGAAGCAAGAACTACACGCAAGCCTGCACAAACTGCAGCACGTCACGAGGCCAGAGGCTCCGATTACTGACCTAGAGATACCGGAAGAGGAGCATCAGTCCCTCAATTCACTCTCTCAATCTTTAGAAGAACTAGCGCCCTACCCACATCCGCTCACCAATGAAGAAGCGCTAAAGCACATAGATGGTACATGGCTGCTGCGCTATTCCAATGCCCGTGAAATTCGATCTCTATCGTCTCTGCCCGTAGGGTTGACCGTGGGTAAGGTCTACCAAATTATTGATGTAGCCTCCACTTCTTTCGAGAATAAAGCCTATGTGAAGCATCCGTTGGGCTTTATCACAGGCTACGTTCGCATTACCGCGACTTTTGAACCTAAGCCCGAGGCAGAAGGAACGGTTCGTGATCGATGTATAAACGTATATTTCAAGAAGCGCTCTCTCAATATCCAAACGTTGCTGGGGTTCAAAACTCCTAACTTAGAACCTCTCAAGGTTTTTGATGCTGAGACGCCTGAGGATAGAATCCCCAGTTTAGATATCACCTATCTCGATGAAGATCTGAGAATTGGCCGTGGCGGAGACGGCAGCTTGTTTATTTTGGTCCGGGAAGTCAGTTAAGTCGTTGCGCTCTAGTTACCGTTCTTCGATCTCACAAATTTGTAAATAGCCCTTGCACCTCACGTAACGTCAGGTTCTAGGATGAGCGCATCAACCGTATTTCTTGGGTAAAGCGGAGCTGAGCGTGTCTAAGTCTATGAAGATTGGCGAACTGGCCCAACAGGTCGGACTCTCCATTCGCACACTGCACTACTACGACGAAATTGGTCTGCTCTCCCCCTCAGATCGAACGGAGGCAGGGCATCGACTTTATCGCGATCACGATATCATCCGGCTGCAGAAAGTCATTTCGCTGCAGCAGTTAGGCTTTGCGCTCAAAGAGATCCGTGAGTGTTTGGAGAATCCTGACTTTGCGCTGCCGCAGGTGATTAATCTGCATCGGGCGCGGCTGCGAGAGCAGATGGCCTTGTCGCGGACTTTGTTGGATCGACTGGATGCGATCGCAACCCAGCTCCAAACGACCCAATCGATTGCGGTTGAGAACCTAATTCAAGCAATGGAGACGATTACTATGACGACACAATATTTCACCCCAGAACAGCAAGCCATTCTAGAGGCACGATTCGAGAAACGGGCAGTAGAGTGGCAAGATCTGCTAACCGAAATCCGAGCTGAGATGAATAGGGGCACAGAGGTCAACGATCCGAATGTGCAGCGCTTGGCTGGAGCTTGGCGCGCAAATATGGCCTCCCTGATTCATGGCGATCGCCAAATTTACGAATCGTTTGTCAAGATGTATCAGCACGAGGGATCTGAGACGGCAGGCATAGGAGCATTAGATAACGACACGTTTGAGTACATCTCGAAGGCCGTTTCTTTCCTTTCCCTCGCGGAAGACATGGATTTTGTGGTCACGTTTAAGCGCTTCAATGTAGAGGCCAATCAAGTTATTGCTGTGGGGCAACAGGCTATCCGTGAGCTGAACTTCAATTTCTTTGGCACCGAAGGCATGCTGCTCGGATTGCTGGCCGAAGGTAAGAGCGTGGCGGCTCAAGTGCTCATGGATGCGGGCGTCAGCTTTGGTACAACTCAGCAGGTGATCCAAGAATGGCTGGCATCTTCAGCGATTCTGCCTGAAGATATGCCTGAGCAATTGGGGTTTGCCCCCAGAGCCTACCGAGTGATGGAGCTAGCCCTCGAAGCCTTGAACCAAAGTGCGGCTCAACAACCTGCAGGGCCAGTCCGCGCCAATCCGGGGCACTTGCTGCTGGGCATTTTGCTCGAAGCTCAGGAAGGTGGCGGCGTCGCCAGCAAGATCCTGACAGATGTATTTGGCCTTGATCTGATTCAGCTTGAGCAGCAGCTTAGAACGGCGATGGTGCGGTAACGGCATCGAAGAAAATTTTACCAATGGCTGCCGAGGCTATCTTGATTATCCCTAGTGCAATCACCTTCGACATCATTTTTCCAAGCTAATTCAGCGACAGTACAATGAGAACCGGGAGCCTTAGAGTAGAGGTAAGCCCTGACGACCTGACCCTTGTCATCAGGAGTCCACTCATATGTTTGTGATTAGATTCGGTGGGACAGCGATGCTGTTGCTATCTTTCTGGGCTGTTCCACCTTCAGCATTTTCCACACCTGTTCAGCCTCAGTTGGGCCAGCATCGGAATCGGCACAAGCTTTACATGCAGCGTCATAATCAGCGCAGGCTGCAGCAA contains:
- a CDS encoding PAP/fibrillin family protein, giving the protein MDPRTELKQELHASLHKLQHVTRPEAPITDLEIPEEEHQSLNSLSQSLEELAPYPHPLTNEEALKHIDGTWLLRYSNAREIRSLSSLPVGLTVGKVYQIIDVASTSFENKAYVKHPLGFITGYVRITATFEPKPEAEGTVRDRCINVYFKKRSLNIQTLLGFKTPNLEPLKVFDAETPEDRIPSLDITYLDEDLRIGRGGDGSLFILVREVS
- a CDS encoding MerR family transcriptional regulator, which codes for MSKSMKIGELAQQVGLSIRTLHYYDEIGLLSPSDRTEAGHRLYRDHDIIRLQKVISLQQLGFALKEIRECLENPDFALPQVINLHRARLREQMALSRTLLDRLDAIATQLQTTQSIAVENLIQAMETITMTTQYFTPEQQAILEARFEKRAVEWQDLLTEIRAEMNRGTEVNDPNVQRLAGAWRANMASLIHGDRQIYESFVKMYQHEGSETAGIGALDNDTFEYISKAVSFLSLAEDMDFVVTFKRFNVEANQVIAVGQQAIRELNFNFFGTEGMLLGLLAEGKSVAAQVLMDAGVSFGTTQQVIQEWLASSAILPEDMPEQLGFAPRAYRVMELALEALNQSAAQQPAGPVRANPGHLLLGILLEAQEGGGVASKILTDVFGLDLIQLEQQLRTAMVR